The Amaranthus tricolor cultivar Red isolate AtriRed21 chromosome 6, ASM2621246v1, whole genome shotgun sequence genome has a segment encoding these proteins:
- the LOC130816060 gene encoding proteasome subunit alpha type-6, which translates to MSRGSGGGYDRHITIFSPEGRLFQVEYAFKAVKSSGITSIAVRGKDSVCVVTQKKVPDKLLDQTSVSHLFHITKYLGLLATGMTADSRNLVQQARNEAAEFRHKYGYEMPVDVLARWIADKSQVYTQHAYMRPLGVVAMVIGIDEEKGPQLFKCDPAGHFYGHKATSAGAKDQEAINFLEKKMKNDPAFSYEETVQTAISALQSVLQEDFKATEIEVGVVQVANPVFRALTTEEIDEHLTAISERD; encoded by the exons atgagtAGAGGAAGCGGAGGAGGCTACGATCGTCACATTACGATCTTCTCTCCTGAAGGTCGTCTCTTCCAAGTAG AGTACGCTTTTAAGGCTGTCAAATCTTCTGGGATCACTTCTATTGCAGTTCGAGGGAAAGATTCTGTTTGTGTTGTCACTCAGAAGAAAGTTCCT GACAAACTTTTGGATCAAACAAGTGTTTCACATCTTTTCCATATTACTAAGTACTTGGGTCTTCTTGCCACTGGAATGACAG CTGATTCTAGGAATTTGGTCCAACAAGCAAGGAATGAAGCTGCTGAGTTTCGCCATAAATATGGATATGAAATGCCCGTGGATGTCTTGGCTAGATG GATTGCAGACAAGTCTCAAGTTTATACCCAACATGCTTATATGAGACCTCTTGGAGTAG TGGCTATGGTTATAGGAATTGATGAAGAAAAGGGACCTCAGCTTTTTAAATGTGATCCTGCTGGACACTTTTATGGTCACAAG GCTACAAGTGCTGGTGCAAAGGATCAAGAAGCTATCAACTTTTTagagaagaaaatgaaaaatgatcctGCTTTCTCCTATGAGGAAACAGTTCAG ACTGCAATCTCTGCTCTTCAGTCAGTTCTGCAAGAGGATTTCAAGGCTACCGAGATTGAG GTGGGAGTTGTTCAAGTGGCAAATCCAGTTTTCAGAGCTCTCACAACCGAGGAGATTGACGAGCATTTGACAGCTATTAGTGAGCGtgattaa